A single region of the Streptomyces caelestis genome encodes:
- the tilS gene encoding tRNA lysidine(34) synthetase TilS: MGPHPAVAAIRLAVRRVLHDLLTEHHRTAAALPHAPSHELSPSSRLRSSREVPPSPPLVLVACSGGADSMALASALAFESPKLGVRAGGVTVDHGLQPGSDLRAAEVVLRLRELGLDPVDSVAVTVGRAGGPEAAARDARYAALDIAAERHGAAAVLLGHTRDDQAETVLLGLARGSGIRSLSGMAAVSGADGRYRRPFLELDRQTARKACMVQSLPVWDDPHNADPAYTRSRLRHEGLPALEKALGKGVVEALARTAQLSRDDADALDSWATQAEATVRDAAGLLECAKLYALPPAVRRRVLRRAAIAAGSPAGSLFARHLEEVDRLITGWRGQGAINLPGKVVARRQGGRLVIRQG, from the coding sequence ATGGGTCCCCATCCTGCGGTCGCGGCGATACGCCTGGCGGTCCGCCGCGTCCTCCACGACCTCCTCACCGAGCACCACCGCACCGCCGCCGCACTCCCGCACGCCCCCTCGCACGAGCTTTCCCCAAGCTCTCGGCTGCGCTCGAGCAGGGAGGTACCCCCATCCCCGCCGCTCGTGCTCGTGGCATGTTCCGGCGGCGCCGACTCCATGGCCCTCGCCTCCGCCCTCGCCTTCGAGTCCCCGAAGCTCGGCGTCAGAGCCGGTGGCGTGACCGTCGACCACGGTCTCCAGCCCGGCTCCGACCTGCGGGCCGCGGAAGTCGTCCTGCGCCTGCGCGAACTCGGCCTCGACCCGGTCGACTCCGTCGCCGTGACCGTCGGCCGCGCCGGCGGCCCCGAAGCCGCCGCCCGCGACGCCCGCTACGCCGCGCTCGACATCGCCGCCGAACGCCACGGCGCCGCCGCGGTCCTGCTCGGCCACACGCGGGACGACCAGGCCGAAACCGTCCTGCTCGGCCTCGCCCGCGGCTCCGGCATCCGCTCCCTGTCCGGGATGGCCGCGGTCTCGGGGGCCGACGGCCGTTACCGGCGGCCCTTCCTGGAACTCGACCGGCAGACCGCCCGCAAGGCCTGCATGGTCCAGTCCCTGCCCGTCTGGGACGACCCCCACAACGCCGACCCGGCCTACACCCGCTCCCGGCTGCGCCACGAGGGCCTGCCCGCCCTGGAGAAGGCCCTCGGCAAGGGCGTCGTCGAGGCCCTCGCCCGTACGGCCCAGCTCTCCCGCGACGACGCCGACGCCCTCGACTCCTGGGCCACCCAGGCCGAGGCCACCGTCCGCGACGCCGCCGGGCTCCTGGAGTGCGCGAAGCTCTACGCCCTGCCGCCCGCCGTACGCCGCCGCGTCCTGCGCCGGGCCGCCATCGCGGCCGGTTCCCCGGCCGGTTCGCTGTTCGCCCGGCACCTCGAGGAAGTCGACCGATTGATCACCGGCTGGCGCGGTCAGGGTGCCATCAACCTCCCCGGCAAGGTCGTGGCCCGGCGGCAGGGTGGCAGACTGGTGATTCGGCAAGGCTGA
- a CDS encoding zinc-dependent metalloprotease — protein sequence MTSIGGASTGMVDWNLAVATATRLVRPGPDVSADEARAVVAELRRHAKASEGHVRGFTRLGTEEGHDTPVLVVDRPGWIRANVAGFRELLKPLLDKMQDRRGNSPGGTVMSAVGGKVTGVELGMLLSFLASRVLGQYETFAPATRQFPAGGPPDAPSGGGRLLLVAPNIVHVERELDVDPHDFRLWVCLHEETHRTQFTAVPWLRDHLEGEIQSFLAETDVDPMTVLERVREAAQSLAGGRPEGEEDDGGRSFVEIVQTPAQREILGRLTAVMSLLEGHADFVMDGVGPDVVPSVGEIREKFQQRRAKGASRLDLALRKLLGLDAKLRQYRDGERFVRAVVDEVGMDGFNRVWTSPNTLPTKTEIAKPADWVARVHRRAE from the coding sequence ATGACGAGCATCGGTGGCGCTTCAACCGGCATGGTCGACTGGAATCTCGCGGTCGCGACCGCGACCCGGCTCGTACGGCCGGGCCCCGACGTCAGCGCCGACGAGGCCCGGGCCGTCGTCGCGGAGCTGCGCCGGCATGCCAAGGCCTCGGAGGGACACGTCCGGGGCTTCACTCGTCTGGGCACGGAGGAGGGCCACGACACCCCCGTCCTGGTCGTCGACCGCCCGGGCTGGATCCGCGCGAACGTCGCCGGCTTCCGGGAACTCCTGAAACCCCTGCTCGACAAGATGCAGGACCGGCGCGGCAACAGCCCCGGCGGCACGGTCATGAGCGCCGTCGGCGGCAAGGTCACCGGCGTGGAGCTGGGCATGCTCCTGTCCTTCCTGGCCTCCCGCGTCCTCGGCCAGTACGAGACCTTCGCCCCGGCCACGCGCCAGTTCCCGGCCGGAGGCCCCCCTGATGCACCGAGTGGCGGCGGCCGGCTCCTGCTCGTCGCCCCGAACATCGTGCACGTGGAGCGCGAACTCGACGTGGACCCGCACGACTTCAGGCTCTGGGTGTGCCTGCACGAGGAGACCCACCGCACGCAGTTCACGGCCGTGCCCTGGCTGCGCGACCACCTCGAGGGTGAGATCCAGTCGTTCCTGGCCGAGACCGACGTCGACCCCATGACCGTCCTGGAGCGCGTACGCGAAGCCGCCCAGAGCCTCGCCGGGGGCCGCCCCGAGGGCGAGGAGGACGACGGCGGCCGCTCCTTCGTCGAGATCGTGCAGACCCCCGCCCAGCGCGAGATCCTCGGCCGCCTCACGGCCGTGATGTCCCTGCTGGAGGGCCACGCCGACTTCGTGATGGACGGCGTCGGACCGGACGTCGTCCCGAGCGTCGGGGAGATCCGCGAGAAGTTCCAGCAGCGCCGCGCCAAGGGCGCCTCCCGCCTGGACCTGGCCCTGCGCAAGCTGCTCGGCCTGGACGCCAAGCTGCGGCAGTACCGGGACGGCGAACGCTTCGTACGGGCCGTCGTCGACGAGGTCGGCATGGACGGCTTCAACCGCGTCTGGACCTCGCCCAACACCCTCCCCACCAAGACGGAGATCGCCAAACCGGCGGACTGGGTCGCGCGGGTGCATCGCAGGGCCGAGTAG
- the hpt gene encoding hypoxanthine phosphoribosyltransferase: MRVDAKDMGADLQQVLITKEEIDAKLAELAAKIDAEYAGKDLLIVGVLKGAVMVMADLARALSTPLTMDWMAVSSYGAGTQSSGVVRILKDLDTDIKGKHVLIVEDIIDSGLTLSWLISNLGSREPASLKVCTLLRKPEAAKVAIDVEWVGFDIPNEFVVGYGLDYAEKYRNLPFVGTLAPHVYGG; this comes from the coding sequence ATGCGGGTGGACGCGAAAGACATGGGTGCCGACCTTCAGCAGGTACTCATCACCAAGGAAGAGATCGACGCCAAGCTGGCCGAGCTGGCCGCGAAGATCGACGCGGAGTACGCGGGCAAGGACCTGCTGATCGTCGGCGTCCTCAAGGGCGCGGTGATGGTCATGGCCGATCTCGCCCGGGCGCTGTCCACCCCCCTCACCATGGACTGGATGGCCGTATCCTCGTACGGGGCGGGCACCCAGTCCTCCGGTGTGGTGCGGATCCTCAAGGACCTCGACACCGACATCAAGGGCAAGCACGTCCTCATCGTCGAGGACATCATCGACTCCGGCCTGACCCTGTCCTGGCTGATCTCCAACCTCGGCTCGCGCGAGCCCGCCTCCCTCAAGGTGTGCACGCTGCTGCGCAAGCCCGAGGCCGCGAAGGTGGCCATCGACGTGGAATGGGTCGGGTTCGACATCCCCAACGAGTTCGTCGTGGGCTACGGCCTCGACTACGCCGAGAAGTACCGCAACCTCCCGTTCGTCGGTACGCTCGCGCCCCACGTGTACGGCGGCTGA